Proteins encoded within one genomic window of Episyrphus balteatus chromosome 1, idEpiBalt1.1, whole genome shotgun sequence:
- the LOC129921445 gene encoding UDP-glucosyltransferase 2-like, producing MVPSVKLILIGCVFLLSQFSISDSARILGHFITPSKSHLIIHDAIMSALADRGHNVTMITTIPFATRNPNIRHIQLQQHTPSIQYYSTLINTRPPWYHRVYDNIKIISTYTNFAFNDPQMKQLMDEEPFDLVIQGYLFNDFLFGLKAHFKCPIVLSLVVRQIGAINGFVGNPQEAAYVPSLLSGDKQPLGFFNRVKNFVYIKFLEDMLLSSYYEWYQSDIYR from the coding sequence ATGGTACCTtcggtaaaattaattttaatcggTTGTGTGTTTCTATTGTCACAATTTTCAATAAGCGATTCAGCTCGTATCCTAGGACATTTTATCACTCCAAGTAAAAGTCATCTTATAATTCACGATGCCATAATGAGTGCTTTAGCAGATCGTGGCCATAATGTTACAATGATAACAACAATACCATTTGCAACAAGAAATCCAAATATTCGTCACATTCAACTGCAACAACATACACCTTCAATTCAATATTATAGTACACTGATAAATACTCGTCCGCCGTGGTATCATAGAGTTTACGATAACATTAAAATCATATCAACTTATACAAATTTCGCTTTCAATGATCCGCAAATGAAACAGTTAATGGATGAAGAGCCTTTCGATTTGGTGATACAAGGTTATCTTTTTAATGATTTCCTTTTTGGTCTTAAAGCACATTTTAAATGTCCGATTGTATTGTCATTGGTTGTGAGGCAGATTGGTGCTATAAATGGATTTGTTGGAAATCCTCAAGAAGCTGCATATGTTCCTAGTTTACTGAGCGGTGATAAACAGCCTTTGGGCTTTTTTAACAGAGTTAAAAATTTCgtgtatattaaatttttggaaGATATGTTGCTTTCATCGTATTATGAGTGGTATCAATCGGATATTTATAGGTAA